One genomic segment of Fervidobacterium pennivorans includes these proteins:
- a CDS encoding DUF1667 domain-containing protein: MKVEEMVCIMCPLGCRLVVKQEDNGEINVSGNRCPRGIEYGKQEMVEPLRILTSSVLVLNGDMPLVSVKTNKPIPRRVIMQVMDILKNTRVEAPVRVGDIIIKDVLNTGADIVATRNVERREKSSAT, translated from the coding sequence ATGAAAGTAGAAGAGATGGTTTGTATCATGTGTCCACTGGGATGTAGGTTGGTCGTCAAGCAAGAAGATAACGGTGAAATCAATGTTTCTGGAAATAGATGCCCACGAGGAATTGAATACGGCAAGCAAGAGATGGTAGAACCTTTAAGAATACTGACTTCAAGTGTTTTGGTTTTAAATGGTGATATGCCTTTGGTATCGGTAAAAACAAATAAACCTATTCCGAGGAGAGTTATTATGCAAGTGATGGATATCTTGAAAAATACTAGGGTGGAGGCACCTGTGAGAGTTGGAGATATAATTATTAAAGATGTTCTTAATACGGGAGCTGATATAGTTGCCACAAGAAATGTCGAAAGAAGAGAAAAATCAAGTGCAACCTGA
- the tmk gene encoding dTMP kinase produces the protein MFVSFEGIDGCGKSTQIEMFTKYLQSKGIEFVKVREPGGTKLGEKIRQLLISEEMISRSELLLFLASRAQLVEEVIKPALKEGKMVIADRFAHSSVAYQGCGRNLGVDVVKMLNDFATDHTYPDLVFYIDIPAEVAISRIRKEQRDRIEQEGLEFFEKVRLCYLQLCETDKSFVLIDGTKDMKTINMQIIKIFEGLYNV, from the coding sequence GTGTTTGTTTCTTTTGAAGGGATAGATGGTTGTGGTAAAAGCACACAAATAGAGATGTTTACGAAATATCTCCAGTCCAAAGGTATTGAGTTTGTTAAGGTAAGAGAACCCGGGGGTACAAAATTAGGAGAGAAAATACGACAGCTTCTGATTAGCGAAGAAATGATTTCAAGAAGTGAATTACTCCTTTTCTTGGCTTCTAGAGCCCAGTTGGTTGAGGAAGTTATAAAACCCGCCTTAAAAGAAGGGAAAATGGTGATAGCTGATAGGTTTGCACATTCAAGTGTAGCTTACCAAGGTTGTGGAAGAAACTTGGGTGTAGATGTGGTAAAAATGCTTAACGATTTCGCAACGGATCATACTTACCCGGACTTGGTATTCTATATAGACATTCCTGCGGAGGTAGCTATATCAAGAATACGTAAAGAGCAGAGGGACAGGATTGAACAAGAAGGTTTGGAGTTCTTTGAAAAAGTAAGGCTCTGCTATTTGCAGTTATGCGAAACTGATAAAAGTTTTGTTTTAATTGATGGTACTAAAGATATGAAAACTATAAATATGCAGATAATAAAGATATTTGAAGGGCTATACAACGTGTAG
- a CDS encoding NAD(P)/FAD-dependent oxidoreductase has protein sequence MKEKSVDILVIGAGAAGLGAAIGAAREGVNEVVLVERDDRSGGVLNQCIHNGFGLHYFREELTGPEYAERIKRIVQQYPNIDVKVEQYVHQIDYRRKEVIVASTEGITVYKPKALIVATGARERPMGGILVPGTRPSGVFTAGVAQRFVNLENRLPGRRAIIVGSGDIGLIMARRLTLEGVEVVAVVERMPYPGGLERNIRQCLKDFNIPLYLSHTVVGIYGRERLEEVVIAQLDESFKPIPGTEKRFKVDTLILSVGLIPQSTLFKDFLKIDPWTKGIVTSSSGRSSLNWIFAAGNCTVIYDLVDWVTEEGTVAGKFAAMYVKNSWEPAKFFVEKGQNVGILFPSWYEEGTNLNIYLRVKKPMEEGTIRVKQRNNLLYSKKHLNLSPSEMISIKIPESKIGSGDILVEVLE, from the coding sequence ATGAAAGAAAAGAGCGTAGACATTCTTGTCATCGGTGCTGGAGCGGCAGGTCTTGGTGCGGCAATAGGGGCTGCAAGAGAAGGTGTAAATGAAGTAGTTTTGGTAGAGCGTGATGATAGAAGTGGCGGAGTGTTGAACCAGTGCATTCACAATGGTTTTGGGCTACATTATTTCAGAGAAGAATTGACAGGTCCTGAGTATGCCGAGAGAATTAAAAGGATAGTTCAGCAATATCCAAACATAGATGTGAAGGTTGAACAATACGTTCACCAAATAGATTACAGAAGGAAAGAGGTTATAGTTGCCTCGACCGAAGGGATAACCGTTTACAAGCCAAAGGCGCTAATTGTTGCAACTGGAGCGAGAGAAAGACCTATGGGAGGAATACTTGTCCCTGGCACCAGACCGTCGGGAGTTTTTACAGCCGGGGTTGCTCAGAGGTTTGTGAATTTGGAAAACAGATTGCCGGGAAGAAGAGCAATAATAGTGGGCTCAGGGGATATAGGTTTGATTATGGCAAGAAGACTTACGTTGGAAGGCGTTGAAGTTGTTGCTGTTGTCGAAAGGATGCCTTATCCAGGAGGACTTGAAAGAAACATTAGACAGTGTCTAAAAGATTTTAACATCCCTCTTTATCTGAGCCATACAGTGGTTGGCATCTATGGGAGAGAAAGGCTTGAGGAAGTTGTTATTGCTCAACTTGACGAGAGTTTCAAACCTATTCCAGGAACGGAAAAGAGATTTAAGGTTGACACTTTAATATTATCAGTTGGCTTAATTCCACAAAGTACGCTCTTTAAAGATTTTCTCAAAATTGACCCGTGGACAAAAGGAATAGTAACGTCAAGTTCTGGGAGGTCCTCTCTTAACTGGATTTTCGCAGCAGGAAATTGTACAGTAATTTATGACCTTGTGGACTGGGTTACAGAAGAAGGTACAGTTGCTGGAAAGTTTGCTGCAATGTACGTCAAGAACAGCTGGGAACCAGCAAAATTTTTTGTTGAAAAAGGACAAAACGTAGGTATCCTCTTCCCGTCATGGTATGAGGAAGGAACAAACTTAAATATCTACTTACGTGTGAAAAAACCTATGGAAGAAGGCACCATTAGGGTAAAACAAAGAAACAACTTACTATACAGCAAAAAACATTTGAATCTCTCACCGAGTGAGATGATAAGCATAAAAATTCCAGAGTCAAAAATCGGCAGTGGTGACATTCTAGTGGAGGTGTTAGAATGA
- a CDS encoding NAD(P)/FAD-dependent oxidoreductase: MRIGIIGAGVVGALVARELSRYDIEVLVFEKNWDVGMGVTKANSAIVHAGYDDEPGTVRSKFCVPGNAMYTELSKELQFDLKRIGSLVLAFKDEELRVLEELYKRGEMNGVPGLEIWDRDRILSYEPNVNPEVVAALWAPTAGITEPWMVAMAAIENAIENGAKLFLDTQVLEIVTENQRVKRLVTNKGEFEVDVVINAAGMYGDEVAKMAGAEFVPLHPRKGEYILLDKQEFGGFVKSILFPTPSVLGKGTLVTPTVDGGILVGPTAVDLPPEREFREDTSTTFEGFEALMSKALKMTPLIDFRASIKTFAGLRPESPQKDFFVGRTSVIGFFNIIAMRSPGLTAAPAIAKFIVEEVQEALGETFQKKSDFKPTRERIKHYADLPATVWDEEIKKDPLAGRMICFCNKVTEREILEAIKRGARTIDGIKFRTRAMFGSCQGGFCMHRIMKILARELGTDISDIRLRSEGSFILLGQVRK, encoded by the coding sequence ATGCGAATAGGAATTATTGGTGCTGGTGTTGTTGGAGCGTTGGTTGCTAGGGAGTTAAGTCGATACGATATTGAAGTGTTAGTTTTTGAGAAGAACTGGGATGTTGGGATGGGGGTGACAAAGGCTAATTCTGCAATAGTTCATGCTGGATATGATGACGAACCAGGAACGGTGCGTTCAAAGTTTTGTGTTCCAGGAAATGCAATGTACACTGAACTTTCAAAAGAGTTGCAGTTCGATTTGAAGAGAATAGGTTCTCTAGTACTTGCTTTCAAAGATGAGGAATTGAGGGTTTTGGAAGAACTTTACAAACGTGGAGAAATGAATGGGGTACCTGGCTTGGAAATTTGGGATAGGGATAGAATTCTTTCGTATGAACCAAACGTAAATCCCGAAGTTGTGGCAGCCCTTTGGGCACCAACAGCTGGAATAACGGAACCTTGGATGGTTGCAATGGCAGCAATAGAAAACGCCATTGAGAATGGGGCTAAACTTTTTCTTGACACACAAGTTCTCGAAATAGTAACGGAAAACCAAAGAGTTAAAAGACTTGTGACTAATAAGGGAGAGTTTGAGGTAGATGTTGTCATCAATGCTGCTGGAATGTACGGTGACGAGGTTGCAAAAATGGCTGGCGCAGAATTTGTACCATTGCATCCAAGGAAGGGAGAGTATATTCTCTTAGATAAGCAAGAATTCGGTGGTTTTGTAAAGAGTATACTATTTCCAACACCCTCTGTGCTTGGTAAAGGAACACTTGTAACTCCGACGGTCGATGGCGGTATCTTAGTTGGACCCACTGCCGTTGACCTGCCACCAGAACGGGAATTCAGGGAGGATACTTCTACAACATTTGAAGGATTTGAAGCTCTCATGTCAAAAGCACTAAAGATGACCCCTCTAATCGATTTCAGAGCCTCTATAAAGACCTTTGCAGGTTTAAGACCTGAAAGTCCTCAGAAAGATTTCTTTGTCGGTAGAACCAGTGTAATAGGTTTTTTCAACATTATAGCTATGCGCTCGCCTGGTTTAACTGCAGCACCCGCAATAGCAAAGTTCATTGTTGAGGAAGTCCAAGAAGCGCTCGGTGAAACTTTCCAGAAAAAATCAGATTTCAAACCTACAAGGGAAAGGATAAAGCACTACGCAGACTTACCTGCTACCGTTTGGGATGAAGAGATTAAAAAAGACCCACTTGCCGGGCGGATGATATGTTTTTGTAATAAAGTGACAGAGCGAGAAATACTAGAAGCTATTAAGCGTGGTGCAAGGACGATAGATGGAATAAAATTCAGGACACGTGCGATGTTTGGTAGTTGCCAAGGGGGATTCTGCATGCATAGGATAATGAAAATACTGGCAAGAGAGCTTGGGACTGATATTTCGGATATAAGACTTCGCAGTGAAGGGAGTTTCATACTCTTAGGGCAGGTGAGGAAGTAA
- the argF gene encoding ornithine carbamoyltransferase: MAVNMKGRSILSLMDNTPEEIRYLLDIAKQVKAESRAGIRHQRFVGKTLALIFEKRSTRTRLAFETAFAEEGGHPIFLSIQDIQLGAKESIEDTARVLGRMVDAIEFRGFKQETVEILAKYSGVPVYNGLTDLFHPTQVLADLQTIEEEFGRLKGIKLVFMGDGRNNMANSLMVGAAKMGMHYVICSPESLRPEKWLVDECMKFAKESGATIEFTDNPDEAVKGADVIYTDVWASMGEEDKAAERRKLLQPYQVNEELMKKTGKPETIFMHCLPAVKGEEVTFEVIEGKQSRVWDEAENRKHTIKAILIATLL; encoded by the coding sequence ATGGCAGTAAATATGAAAGGACGCTCCATTCTTTCGCTGATGGACAACACACCAGAGGAAATACGCTACCTGCTTGACATCGCAAAACAAGTCAAAGCAGAGAGCAGGGCTGGAATTAGACACCAAAGATTTGTGGGAAAAACTCTTGCTTTGATTTTCGAAAAAAGGTCAACAAGGACAAGGTTAGCATTTGAAACTGCTTTTGCAGAAGAAGGTGGGCATCCCATCTTCCTTTCGATCCAAGACATACAACTAGGTGCTAAGGAGTCAATCGAAGATACTGCAAGAGTGCTTGGTAGAATGGTTGATGCAATTGAATTCAGAGGTTTCAAACAAGAAACGGTTGAAATTCTTGCAAAATATTCCGGTGTTCCTGTTTACAATGGTTTAACTGACCTCTTCCATCCAACCCAAGTTTTGGCTGACCTTCAAACAATAGAAGAAGAGTTCGGCAGACTAAAAGGCATCAAACTTGTTTTTATGGGGGATGGCAGAAACAACATGGCAAACTCCCTCATGGTTGGAGCAGCAAAGATGGGTATGCATTACGTTATCTGTTCACCAGAATCTCTCAGACCCGAAAAATGGCTTGTTGACGAATGTATGAAGTTCGCTAAAGAAAGTGGTGCAACTATAGAATTCACAGATAATCCTGACGAGGCAGTCAAAGGTGCAGATGTTATTTACACGGACGTTTGGGCATCCATGGGTGAAGAAGACAAAGCCGCAGAAAGAAGAAAATTGCTCCAACCATACCAAGTTAACGAAGAGCTAATGAAAAAAACAGGTAAGCCGGAAACAATCTTTATGCACTGTCTACCAGCGGTTAAAGGTGAAGAAGTTACATTCGAAGTAATCGAAGGGAAACAATCAAGAGTGTGGGACGAAGCTGAAAACAGAAAACATACAATTAAGGCTATTCTTATTGCCACGTTGCTCTGA
- a CDS encoding LVIVD repeat-containing protein, with product MKVARYRMSIAIFLTAILGSLFLSSCGYTPKPEFSGITYDGRFYSDFSTPISVVRNKPITVNMKVSGNYTFTYILDGITLDATPSNTIKLSDYKNKLNLSAEFFTQTHLLKIEASAPARSAILEVPIIIVNQKPVINISKKSGQVISVSITDPDGDDFKEKSIKLFKDDKEFSTLQEGDIDVSRYTAGKYKIVAVATDLYGETNQQEYSFEIQQSGGIQETNISPKVKIVQPFQNESTPPSLVLRYVGTDENSGDILVYDVEVAKSGSLSTVLKIRKTKSTEIIIPNLERNTTYTATVTVYDLAGASDTAAVTFRTSAKENYLYINAKDFGGKGLLAILKANDINRISTVGTLVFDDIIEDFDLAEDYIYLASNEKIIIVDSRDKAQPKIKDSLNLGSLISVVRIYKNYAIAGVGYDRIEIVDLTVPSSPSTFSSKLGTKVFSFKIPNVGSSKNNTNKFNPKKDSVNITQGRINDIFLYGDKAFIAADLAGIWEIDLSNLPYLTVYDVKNIIPGDYSTIDVGIVNNKPVLAFGEGQRAGIIEISETTLATKTIFSETFDTPVRKVKVHDGKVYILTMDKFYVWNGSTLALIRSLRGASLQDVHFLYDINGDENCLLFDEVRGLWRFRKNESKPSGYELFEPNKIYFSKDHVQYDKFIFLIGDGFVGDGLDGEGLHAIDARDPKNYVERDMILGDFTKIKLNPYSSNPTIGVLSQNKEVKLYEFDVANTLRFRDIAVLDLSTFDKVYDFAVDSANNVYALLKNGAENIVAKFSYSSSGFSTTPDATYTLPVTVSQGIPYITSSPAEIVSPMNIEVVINNLSKQKETQAILVALGRAGSLKLSPDLSFAQVLYTRFYVVTQDENGYTLKKYNPGYDQRIIADKYFDRIYVADGEYNGVWLLDRNGVNLLDKEDDNMTSIPLFEGAPARNISWYGSKLFAAGGGFGYKIIDVYQKAKVAEVNFSGLTYAFNLTTTDDKYLFVSTDSGLIVYDISNISDIKPLFTLSMPMFKVIGR from the coding sequence ATGAAGGTTGCTCGGTATCGAATGTCTATAGCTATCTTCTTAACAGCGATCTTAGGGAGTCTTTTTTTATCATCGTGTGGCTATACACCAAAACCCGAGTTTTCAGGCATTACTTATGATGGAAGATTTTACTCCGATTTTAGTACCCCAATAAGCGTTGTTAGAAATAAGCCAATAACTGTAAATATGAAAGTCTCTGGAAACTACACTTTCACGTACATATTGGATGGTATAACGCTTGACGCAACACCCAGCAATACAATAAAACTTAGTGATTACAAAAATAAGCTTAACCTTTCTGCTGAGTTTTTTACCCAAACACATCTTTTGAAGATAGAAGCCTCTGCACCAGCACGCAGCGCGATATTAGAAGTACCTATAATCATAGTAAACCAAAAACCTGTGATTAATATATCCAAAAAGAGTGGTCAGGTAATCTCTGTTTCTATTACAGACCCAGATGGTGATGATTTTAAAGAAAAGTCAATCAAACTTTTCAAAGATGACAAAGAGTTTTCCACACTCCAAGAAGGAGATATCGACGTTTCACGTTACACAGCGGGCAAATACAAAATAGTTGCAGTGGCAACAGATTTGTACGGCGAAACAAACCAGCAGGAATACAGCTTTGAAATTCAGCAGAGTGGTGGTATCCAAGAAACAAATATTTCTCCTAAAGTGAAAATTGTTCAACCATTTCAAAACGAATCAACACCCCCAAGCCTCGTGCTAAGATACGTGGGAACCGATGAAAACAGTGGCGATATTCTTGTGTACGATGTTGAAGTTGCAAAATCTGGAAGCTTATCAACGGTTTTGAAAATTCGTAAGACAAAATCAACAGAAATCATTATTCCAAACCTTGAAAGGAATACGACGTATACCGCCACCGTCACTGTTTACGACCTTGCAGGTGCTTCAGACACAGCAGCAGTCACTTTCCGAACAAGTGCAAAAGAGAATTACCTATACATAAACGCAAAAGATTTTGGTGGCAAAGGTCTGTTGGCTATCCTTAAGGCAAATGACATTAACAGAATCAGCACTGTCGGTACTTTGGTGTTCGACGACATCATAGAAGATTTCGACCTTGCTGAAGACTACATTTATCTTGCAAGCAACGAGAAAATAATAATAGTCGATTCAAGGGACAAAGCCCAACCAAAGATAAAAGATTCTTTAAACCTAGGTTCTCTCATTTCCGTTGTAAGAATATACAAAAACTATGCTATTGCTGGCGTTGGTTACGATAGAATAGAGATTGTTGATTTAACAGTTCCATCCTCGCCATCAACATTTTCAAGCAAGTTAGGAACTAAGGTCTTCTCATTTAAGATACCAAACGTTGGAAGTTCAAAAAACAACACAAACAAGTTCAACCCTAAGAAAGATTCTGTTAACATTACCCAAGGCCGTATCAATGATATATTCTTATACGGTGATAAAGCGTTCATTGCTGCCGACCTTGCAGGTATTTGGGAAATAGACCTATCAAACCTCCCATATTTGACAGTGTATGATGTAAAAAACATAATTCCCGGTGACTATTCAACAATAGATGTTGGCATCGTTAATAACAAACCGGTCCTAGCATTTGGTGAAGGCCAAAGAGCCGGTATTATAGAAATTTCTGAGACAACATTGGCAACGAAAACAATATTTAGCGAAACATTTGACACACCGGTTCGTAAGGTCAAAGTACATGACGGGAAAGTTTACATTCTTACGATGGACAAATTCTACGTATGGAATGGCTCAACATTGGCGTTAATTCGAAGCTTGAGAGGAGCTAGTCTTCAAGATGTCCACTTTTTGTATGACATAAATGGTGACGAAAATTGTTTATTATTTGACGAAGTCAGAGGATTGTGGCGGTTCAGAAAGAACGAATCTAAACCTAGTGGATACGAACTTTTCGAACCTAACAAGATTTACTTCTCTAAAGACCATGTGCAATACGATAAATTTATCTTTCTTATAGGTGATGGATTTGTTGGGGATGGTTTGGACGGTGAAGGGCTTCATGCAATAGATGCAAGAGACCCTAAAAACTACGTTGAACGGGATATGATACTTGGTGATTTTACAAAAATAAAACTCAATCCATACAGCTCAAACCCAACAATAGGTGTTCTTTCACAAAACAAAGAAGTAAAACTATATGAATTCGATGTAGCAAATACTCTAAGATTTAGAGACATTGCTGTTCTCGATTTGAGCACATTCGATAAAGTTTACGACTTTGCAGTTGATAGTGCGAACAATGTTTACGCCCTGCTCAAAAATGGGGCAGAAAACATTGTTGCAAAGTTTAGTTACAGTTCTTCTGGCTTTAGCACAACTCCAGATGCAACATATACGTTGCCTGTAACGGTGTCTCAGGGTATTCCGTACATCACATCATCACCTGCGGAAATTGTATCTCCAATGAATATAGAGGTTGTTATTAACAATCTCTCCAAACAAAAAGAAACGCAGGCGATTCTTGTTGCTCTTGGTCGCGCAGGAAGTTTGAAACTTTCACCGGATTTGTCTTTTGCACAAGTTCTTTACACAAGGTTTTATGTCGTTACGCAAGACGAAAATGGGTACACGTTAAAAAAATATAATCCTGGGTACGATCAACGAATTATTGCAGATAAATACTTTGATAGGATCTACGTTGCCGACGGTGAATACAACGGTGTGTGGTTGTTAGACAGAAATGGAGTTAATTTATTGGACAAAGAAGATGACAATATGACATCTATTCCTCTCTTTGAAGGAGCTCCCGCAAGAAATATCTCTTGGTACGGTAGTAAACTCTTTGCTGCAGGAGGGGGTTTCGGTTACAAGATAATCGATGTTTACCAAAAAGCAAAAGTAGCAGAGGTCAATTTCTCTGGACTGACTTACGCATTTAATTTAACAACAACCGATGATAAATACCTTTTTGTCTCGACTGACAGTGGATTGATAGTCTACGACATATCAAACATATCTGACATAAAACCTCTTTTCACCTTAAGTATGCCTATGTTCAAAGTTATTGGAAGATAA
- the fliQ gene encoding flagellar biosynthesis protein FliQ, with protein MTLEVFLDIVKHGIQLLLMLITPPLLVSLAVGILISIFQAATQIHEQTLTFAPRIIVVFLTLMFLFGWMIENMLDFIKDIIVKYMSMI; from the coding sequence ATGACACTTGAGGTTTTCTTGGATATAGTGAAACACGGCATTCAGCTTCTTTTAATGCTTATAACTCCCCCTCTGCTCGTTAGTCTTGCAGTTGGTATCTTGATCAGTATTTTCCAAGCTGCTACTCAAATTCATGAGCAGACATTAACCTTTGCACCACGCATCATAGTTGTCTTTTTGACCCTGATGTTTTTGTTTGGTTGGATGATAGAAAATATGTTAGATTTTATAAAGGATATCATCGTAAAATACATGTCTATGATTTGA
- a CDS encoding Mini-ribonuclease 3, whose translation MPQEMSKEEKNQVQPEMFDIFPEPSVNAEELSSDALAYLGDAVYNLYIKLYVLKDIKARDLHRLSNIYVSREGQSKALEKILPILTEKEKDIVRRGMNSKSARKHGNDRLYIKSTGFEALVGYLYLTDRNRLRFLLREGIKWEEV comes from the coding sequence TTGCCACAAGAAATGTCGAAAGAAGAGAAAAATCAAGTGCAACCTGAAATGTTCGATATTTTTCCTGAACCTTCAGTTAACGCAGAAGAATTATCTAGCGATGCGCTGGCTTATCTTGGTGATGCTGTTTACAATCTTTACATTAAGTTATACGTTTTAAAGGATATTAAAGCTAGGGACCTGCATCGGCTTTCCAATATTTACGTTTCGCGCGAAGGTCAAAGCAAAGCGTTGGAGAAGATTTTACCGATTCTTACAGAAAAAGAAAAAGACATAGTTCGGCGTGGTATGAACAGCAAGAGTGCCAGAAAGCACGGTAATGACCGCCTTTATATCAAAAGTACCGGTTTTGAAGCATTGGTGGGATATCTTTATCTCACCGATAGGAATCGTTTGAGATTTCTTTTAAGGGAGGGGATAAAATGGGAAGAAGTGTGA
- a CDS encoding homocysteine S-methyltransferase family protein, translated as MEPLTRQKFSELLSQRVMFLDGAYGTELFKRGYIKTREPIELLNIANAEAVLSLQADYVRAGVDFLLTNTFSANRHKLMKLGYDEYFSEINQSAVKIAKEATKVASKQVFVLGDISSVGEMIEPLGELKSKYVYNIFKEQVEVLVGAGVDGIIIETMSDIKEAKLAYLAARDVAPEMPILVSMTFEENGVSVTGTSLEVYVALFNDLDVDAIGINCTLTPEKMVPLVKKLVALSKKPVFVEPNAGKPVLSADGKLTYKTTPEEFTVYIEDYVEMGANIVGGCCGTGPEHIKYMVQHIGLKKPKTRNVEELNVVTSRVHMVNVAPFLVVGERINASARKKLHNEIREFSFESVLKLAKSQEQEGAQVIDVNFGIESVLSEEHFSKAFVELDKIVSIPISFDIQYNEFLESALMEYPGRPLINSSKATKEELDKKIKLLKRHGGLLIVLAMDKEIPKTAEERYALGKMAVEYLESQGVDRSRIFVDPLVLPIGANQDYNVTLETIKKLSADGIKTMIGLSNFSFGMPNRDELNASFLALAMHAGLSGAILNTSEDATMKILRGMKRILGKESVRISEEVKSSELVHLLLRGNLSDAERYVLSFLDTLTPIEIIQTILAKAMEEIGNLYAENKIYLPHLILAAETSKPIFNKLLSMVTEKDSVKLGRILLATVEGDIHDIGKKIVATVLESAGFEVIDIGKDVPATVILEKVKELKPDIVGLSAMMTTTVIQVGQVVKTLRDNGIEIPVIAGGASMNEELAKRFGSYYAKDAQEAVKLCKQILSNNR; from the coding sequence TTGGAACCCCTTACCAGACAAAAGTTTTCAGAACTGCTATCGCAGAGAGTGATGTTCTTAGATGGTGCATATGGTACAGAACTTTTCAAACGAGGATATATTAAAACCAGAGAACCCATTGAGTTGCTCAACATCGCAAATGCTGAAGCAGTTTTGTCACTACAGGCTGATTACGTCCGCGCTGGTGTTGATTTTCTACTTACAAACACTTTCAGTGCAAATCGGCATAAGTTGATGAAATTGGGATATGATGAGTATTTCAGTGAGATTAACCAATCTGCTGTAAAAATTGCTAAAGAGGCAACTAAAGTAGCCAGCAAGCAGGTTTTTGTTTTAGGTGATATCTCTTCCGTCGGAGAAATGATAGAACCTCTTGGAGAACTGAAATCAAAATACGTATACAACATTTTCAAAGAACAAGTTGAAGTCCTTGTTGGTGCAGGTGTTGATGGTATTATTATTGAAACAATGAGTGATATAAAGGAGGCAAAACTCGCGTATTTGGCGGCAAGAGATGTGGCTCCAGAAATGCCTATATTGGTGAGTATGACTTTTGAAGAAAATGGCGTTTCCGTAACAGGTACGAGTTTAGAAGTTTACGTTGCTTTGTTCAACGATTTAGATGTTGATGCAATAGGTATCAATTGCACGCTGACTCCTGAAAAGATGGTACCGCTTGTAAAAAAATTGGTTGCGCTTTCTAAAAAACCGGTTTTTGTTGAACCGAATGCTGGAAAACCTGTTCTGTCCGCAGATGGGAAATTGACTTATAAAACTACCCCTGAAGAATTCACTGTATACATCGAAGATTACGTTGAAATGGGTGCGAATATCGTAGGTGGGTGTTGTGGAACAGGACCGGAACACATCAAGTACATGGTCCAACATATTGGTCTGAAAAAACCAAAAACTAGGAATGTTGAAGAGCTGAATGTAGTTACAAGCAGGGTTCATATGGTTAACGTTGCACCATTCTTGGTCGTAGGGGAACGTATAAACGCTTCCGCAAGAAAAAAACTGCATAATGAAATTCGAGAATTTAGCTTTGAGAGCGTTTTAAAACTTGCCAAATCCCAGGAACAAGAAGGAGCACAGGTAATCGATGTTAATTTTGGAATAGAATCTGTTTTATCAGAAGAACACTTTTCTAAGGCATTTGTGGAACTCGATAAAATTGTAAGCATTCCAATCTCTTTCGATATTCAGTACAACGAATTTCTAGAAAGTGCATTGATGGAGTATCCTGGAAGACCGTTGATTAATTCTTCCAAAGCAACGAAGGAAGAACTCGACAAGAAGATAAAGCTACTCAAAAGGCATGGTGGTTTATTAATTGTTCTTGCAATGGATAAGGAGATACCGAAGACGGCAGAGGAAAGGTACGCATTAGGTAAAATGGCTGTGGAATACCTAGAAAGCCAAGGAGTAGACCGTTCAAGAATTTTTGTTGACCCGTTAGTTTTACCAATTGGAGCAAACCAAGATTACAACGTAACACTTGAAACTATCAAGAAACTCTCAGCCGATGGAATAAAAACAATGATAGGGCTTTCCAATTTCAGTTTTGGAATGCCAAATCGCGATGAGTTAAATGCTTCATTCCTGGCTTTAGCAATGCATGCGGGGTTATCAGGAGCAATCTTGAATACATCAGAAGATGCGACTATGAAAATTCTAAGAGGTATGAAACGAATTTTAGGAAAGGAAAGTGTTCGAATAAGTGAAGAAGTAAAAAGTAGCGAATTAGTACATTTACTCCTTCGTGGTAACTTAAGTGATGCGGAAAGATACGTACTGTCCTTCTTAGATACATTAACACCAATCGAGATAATTCAAACAATTCTTGCTAAAGCAATGGAAGAAATAGGCAACCTTTATGCTGAAAACAAGATTTATCTTCCTCATTTGATTCTTGCGGCAGAAACTTCGAAGCCCATATTTAACAAGTTACTCTCCATGGTGACAGAAAAGGATTCTGTAAAGTTGGGCAGGATTCTTCTTGCAACAGTGGAAGGTGACATTCACGATATTGGAAAGAAAATAGTGGCAACAGTTTTAGAAAGTGCAGGATTTGAAGTAATTGATATAGGCAAGGATGTGCCGGCAACTGTTATTTTGGAAAAAGTTAAGGAATTAAAACCAGATATAGTAGGCTTGTCAGCAATGATGACAACAACTGTTATCCAGGTCGGACAGGTGGTCAAAACACTTAGAGATAATGGAATAGAAATTCCTGTCATAGCTGGTGGTGCTTCAATGAATGAAGAGCTTGCTAAAAGGTTCGGAAGTTATTATGCAAAAGATGCCCAGGAAGCCGTTAAGTTGTGTAAGCAAATTTTGAGTAACAATCGATGA